The nucleotide window ACTATTTTTCCTGACAATAACTCATGAGTCAATTTTCTCCCTTTACTGGTTTCCCAAATGACGTTTTTATATAAGGATTCCACTCCAAATGATTTGTTTTTAATGTCTAAGTGTGTGATTTCTTCCCATGTGTCCAAGCCTTGGTGGACAGTACCCCATGGAATGAGTCCAGGTTCGTGCACATTGGCCCGAACATtgtgtttataaaaacaaagcCTAAGCTTGTGAATGAATTTTATTGTCTCATATTGCTAATGCTCACAAAAAGGAGTGTAAAGGGAGTAACAATGACCATAATTAAGGACCTATGAACAAAGTGGTCTGACTTTTTGAATGTTTGGTCACAACTAGTACCGAGGCTCGTGCCCTAGTTCTCTTGGCTCAAAAACTAAGTTCTGACGTCATCTTGatatgttaaaattaaattactgcCGGTAAATCATTCAGCTCAATCATCAACCAACTTGAGTGAGATTAAGGCCTTAATctcttttcattctttcctacataaaaacatgaaagaCTTTCTTGTGGAAGCCGAGATAGGCAGAATGCCTTTTTGCTATTCTAATTTATTATAGGAAtcattctatatatatatatatattaaaatagacTAGAAGCAGACTGGTCTTTGTCGACATGTGTGCTTCAGCATGACTCATGCGGGCAGTTCCGCCCTTTTAGTTGAAAAAATGTACAACTTTTATGAGGCTGTGGGTCCGTTTAACTATTTCATTCATTGGCTGACTTATTTATTTGGTTACATGGCTACTAGCTAGGTGATTATATTTAACTGTGAAAACTTGCTCGTGGTTTTGGTATCCACTTTTGTCATGCTCATCTTGTATTCTTATAACTACTGGTGTTCATGGTTTGGGTAAAATCGATTAAATAAACAgatttttatttggttttggtttggatttaagttttaaatattcgataatatttgatttgtttttctaaaaacaaattgaataaaaatcaaaacaaaccaataagttatatacaaaaatttctaatgatatatatacaataattatttttttacaaaaaatgcCTCTTCGGTGACGTGCCTACTTCATACCGAGGGTGTTTTTGGAATTTCATTGTCTATGCTTTAAAGGTGCTTTACATATGCTTTTCCGCTGATAGTTTGGTCCCACAtcaataaaagatttttttccCCAAATAAGGAGGACCCAACATGGACAAAATGTGATAACGTTATCAAACATTTGTCAAATAAGAAAATGTGTCATCTTTTGGGAGAACTACAAAGAAAAatctgtcacataaattgaggcAGAAAAAGTACATAAGACCACATTTAGTATGATTTTGTTGGGCCCGTGTTGGCACGAAGCTTTGCATCTAGTACATATGTATGTATGTGGAGGTTGctctatttataataaaaaatacataagaaCCTTCTGTGTGCATTAGCAGTTTTATGAAAGAAACTGGTGTTTCTATCCCCCTCTTTTAACCATATGACCCTCGACTTTTGTCTCCAAGCAATCTCCTCTTTCCTAGCAATCTCTTCAAATTCATTGGTGAGACTCAACCTGAATGCTATTTCTTCCTCATGTAACGCTCTGTGCTCCTGAATTCCATCTAAAGCTGCTAGTTGTGTCaacacactttttttttgtattcctAAGTTCTCCTGCACAGACTTGTCCTATTCCTTGAGTTTTGCCTTCAAAGCTTTCATCTTTGTCATAAGTACAAAGTCTGGATTGCCAGTACTATTGAAAGAATCCCACCAGTTCTAAGTCTTTTCTTTGAAACCCTCGGTCTACAACCACCAGTTCTCAAATTTGACATAGGATTTGGACTTTTCCCAGTCCCCACATTGTAGCATAACAGGGGAGTGGTCTGAAGTTACTTTCTGAAGCAAACTTTGTTTTATGTTCTTGAAACAGCTGTCTACATCCTCTGAGATAAGAATCCTCTCCAGTATAGCAGTTGTATCATGCCTATCCCCTTTTCTCCAAGTATACTTGCCCCCTTTTAGATCCAAATCCATAGGCTCCATGTCTTCTATAAACTTTGACAAATCAGTCATTGCTTTACTGATTCCGTGGCAATTCTTCTTCTCTGAGGGGTGTCTGGTTGTGTTGAAGTCACCACACAGAACCCAAGGTCCTGTCATTAGACCCCTAGCAGCCCCTAACTCCCCCACGTCTCTTCCCTCTCCACTCTCCCATTAGGAGCATAAACCCCTGTTAAATGCCAATCAAGCACTTGTTTTTTTTCCAGTAAAACTGCAAGGCACTGAGTACATGCCAGCACTACTAACCACTCCTTCCCAATCCCTCTTATCCCGCATAATGATAATTCCTCCCCTAGTTTCACTAGCCTCCAGTTGAACAAAATTGACCCACCTGTTCCCCATACTTTTTTCACTAGCTCTGCTATGTCCTCCCTTACCTTAGTTTCTTGAAGACAGACAATATCTGCCTTCCAAGTTCTAAGGATATTCTAACCAGCCCTCTCTTACTCCCACAATTCAACCCCCTCACATTCCAGGAAACAATTTTCAAAGTCATTGATCTTTGATTGGAAGATATCCCCCTTGCTTCTAGACCCATAGCTCCAAAATTTGTTGTCTATTTCTAAACTCCTTAGCTTGTTGGACCCCTTCTTTTTAGCTGTCACTTGTGTTTCACCATTCTGCTGCTTATTgctatcaatttttttgaacAACTCTTTCGCTTTCTCCTCACAACCTTGGAAGTCAATACCAAGTTCTGCAGTTAATTTGGTGATGTGTTGTTGGACCCATTCAGAGGTGTTCAATTCCTGATCATTGCCTTCAGTTGGCATCTTCATGTTTATCGGCACTGCTTCATCCTCAATTTGCTTCACAATCTGAAATTGCTCTTCTGATCGCATAGAAACCAACTCGCTTCCACTTGCTTGCACTGTTTCTGTCGGGTCTGGGGGCATTGGGAATTGTTCGACCCGCGAGCTTGATCTTTCCGATGTAATCTGGGTAGCCTGCGACTTGTTGTAGCTGTTGATTATTTGGGACTTGGCAATATTTGCTTGAATTTCAATATCCATGGTAATGTCCTCCTGTTGGGCCTTTTTATTGGAGTCTGGTAATTAAAGTTATTGAGCTATTTAAATTAAAGCCCACTTTTGAGACTTTTCCAATTTGCCCTGCTTCAGCCCATAAAGGgcccttttcttttaattgtCTTCCAtgtgtatttaaatttaaaatcttcCCTTCCTCTGATGTACCCAGATGACAGTCCTCGTGGATTCCCAAGACTTTCACCCAATTGGGTATCTGTCCCATCTTAGACTGCTGTATCATATTATCCTAGGTCCTCGGCctaattcttctttcttctccctGGCAGCCCTGATAGTGACAGGTGCTTCCACCCATATTGGAATTGTACACAAGTCCATCTCTGGTTACCTCTATCCTCCGTCGGAACTGGTTTGCCATCTCCTTTAACTTTGATACGAGCCCAGTGTAGATGATTCTTCAGCATTGTTTCCTCCTCTGTCTCTATGAATCCACCACACTGATCTTCAATCTGTCTGAGAATCTCTTGAGACCACAAATTTAATGGGAGCCCTAGAATTCTGACCCATATCCAGTCTCTGTTTATTTCCGCCGGCCAGCAGCCTGAAGTGGGTTTCCACCATTCCAGCACCATTCTCGTCTTCCTCTACTCCCAGACCCAATTGAGCACATGTTCTGCACTTTTCCTTGATGGTAACTCGAAGAGAAAGAGTCCGTCATTCATCGCATGAACATTGACGCTCACAGCTGATTTCCATGAGCTGTTTGCTCATCCCCTTGCATCGTTCAGGGTTGGAGGTTCCTGTGATTGGAACTTACCAACTAAGCATCTTCCCAGAAGATCTTTTTCTAATGCTGTCATGTCTTCCGTGATTTCAATGCTGGCATCATTTATTTGAATCTCCGCCTTCTTTGAAGCTGCTGTTTCCCATCTATTAGTATTGCAGCCTCTTTGAAGGACATCTCTAGTTTGCTCGCAGTGATTGTTTGAGGCTGCCTCTCCCTTTCTGGTTCATAAATAAATCTTGCTATTTTGTGGGCTATGTTTGTCCACCCACCTCTGTGTGTACTTTCCAGTGTGATAATAATAGATTTTTTTGACCTTGTAAGGCAATGGAACTGATGTATCTACCATTATCATTGTATTTGAGAGTACAAAAATGCTCTGAGAAATGGTCCTTTGTTCTCCATTTTCTGCATAATGCCTAAAAGAACAGCTAGGCGTCTTATttatatgtacacacacatggATAATCTGCTTGCTGAGCTTGGGTTTGAGCATAACTTGTCATCggttttaatatatttgtacATGCATGTATATGGCCATGCAATGTTGACTTATTGAACTTGGTCTGTAAGTGGCACGTCAGATCATAATCCAGCTTGAATTTTGATAAAAGGCTGGTGCTCGATCTTTTACAAAAAGTCAGTATTCTGGGCCTTTGTGGCTTGCATCCATTATCGGCCCATCTTTTCCAtttatttgatttctcttttttgtGGCTCGATTCTTTTTGGCACTTAACAATGCAGTTAATTATTAAGTCTTATCAGTTGGTCACCTAGCCTTCAATGTGAGCTTTCTCTTTCACTTATCCAAAATAAGTTCTCTTAATTGCTTACCAACTGGACCATGTTAGCTAGGAATTGGTCAGTATTGTTACTGGATAGCTACTTAATTATGTCTCCTGTGTTTGTTTTTTCACCTTCTTGTTTATGAAAATTTGGGTAAGGCTCTAAAACGACATATTTGATGTTCCTTTTTAAGGTTTGACAAATTAATAGAATTGCAGCAGTTTCATACAAAGTAATCCACAAATCATTAAAAGTAGGTATTCTATCATTAATAAAAGGTTGATATGTTAAACATTTAGTTTGACACATAAATTTGTGTATAAAGCAACTTAGTAACAATCGTTTATATTTGTTTCTAAAGTTATACTTCTTAACTTGTTTCATCGGTCATCACTGTATTCTAGTAGGATTGCTGAAACAGACTATTTGTGAATATTTCTATGTTGTATCAGCAGTGTTTCTTTGTCAAGCAATTGAGAATGAAAGTATATATTACTTTAACAATTTGTTGTGCTTTCAGCGTTTTGCTGCAGTGATCATGAGAATTAGAGAACCAAAAACTACAGCGTTGATTTTCGCTTCTGGGAAAATGGTATGTTCTTAACGGCTTTTGATGGGTTTGGTTTTAGCAAGTATTGGCATTGTTTCTGATcaagttgttaattaatttgaataattctggaaatttcttacagtttcaaaaaaaaaattctggaaatttcttACATAACCTTGTTATAATGAACTTCTCATTGTCCGTAAATATTCATTTTGTTATCTGCTGGTGATAAAAAAGCTTTTGTTATCTGCTTTTTAATTGTTAGTTTATCTGTCTCAGGTTTGTACTGGAGCCAAAAGTGAACAACAGTCAAAGTTGGCAGCCCGGAAAGTATGTACTAGTTAATAGCTAGTATTGTATCCTTTGTGATGAATCACCAGATCCTAATCTATGTTCGATGAATCAGATAATTCTAATTTGGATTAAGGATCAGTGTAGTATATTTCTTGAAAAGGTCCAGACTGTTCAACGAGCTTTTGATGTCTTatattccctccatttcatattacttGACCCATGCTGACTTAGCACAACCCTTAAGAAAACTTTTGTTAGGGGTGTATTTTATTAAACTAATTTTATTAGTGATACTTTGCAAATAGCACAAGCAAACCGGAAAACGGAACTCTAAATTTGACTATTATTACTTTATGTAGTTATTGAATACTAAGGGTAGTATGGGAAAGAAATAGTACAACTCTCTTGATTTgctaaaatggacaagtaaaaagaaCAATCTATTTTTTATAGAGGGGCCAAGTAAAataaaacggagggagtagtagttattttaagaaatcgtcaagttctcaaatttctttttatttttcaagtactTATCTTTCTTATTTTGATGTTCTACTAATCTTTTTCAGTATGCTAGAATCATTCAAAAGCTTGGTTTTCCAGCCAAGTTTAAGGTAACCACCATCGCtcagttattcagtttcttGACATTTTATAGGCAGATATTGGCACATCCCTTCCCTCATCCTGAATGTgaaatgaaaataacaaattGGTAGAAGAAAATTGCCTCTTCAGCAGAAAAAatggaaagagaagaaaagaactttTTATGTTCCCATCCTTGTTACTACATTCTTTACAGTTTTAGATGTTTTTCCATGAGTGCAAACACTTTTCTAAGGTTCTACTTCAGAACTACACCTAATGGATATATTCCACTATATCTGGATCCAACCGTTCAATGCTGGTACCTATTTTCACTTGAGTCCCGCATAAATAAATAAGAGGACTTTCAAGTATATTTAGGATTCCAGCACAAAAGACAAATCAGAATACTGCTTTGAGACCGGAGGAGGTGATCGATGCAACTGCTCTGGTGCTTTGTATTCCCTAGAATCAAGGGAAAAAGTAAACTCACTACCTCCATCAACAAGTTGTGCAGAAGAAACCCTCTAGCTGCTTCTGTGCTGGGATGTGATTGAAAGCATGCAGTACACATTTTGCAATGCTCCGGAAGCGGCtaagaaatatttcttttatatcaaGAATTAGCACTTGTTTTGAAATGCTTCAAAATGATTTAGAACTCTTTTAGACATTCCTTTCTTCTTTGGTTCTAGTATTGTGGAAGCAATACACAAATAAAGGAGCACTTGTTTCCAAACAATCCCTAGTCTGTAACtttgttctttttgttgtttcCGCTATATGTTTAAGTTATTTACACTGATTTTGCTCCATTGCAGGATTTTAAGATCCAGAATATAGTTGGTTCTTGTGATGTTAAATTTCCTATTCGACTTGAAGGCCTTGCATATGCCCACGGTGCTTTCTCAAGTGTAAGTATTGACATATATCAGTGTGCATAATTATATTGTAATTGCGATGGCTGTTGTACCTGTAAGCCCTTCATGgaattttgattatttgattATACTACTGGCCAACAAAATTCAGCATTTATTTGCCTTCTTTCTATTCAGTCTTCATATGTATAATCCTGTAATTGTATGTATATCagaacaaattttaaaatttcaatttatcaTTCCTTTTGAATTATACTGTTGGAGGTAATATTCACCTTTTTCCTCATtatgtctttttatttattagtctTCATTAGTAACAGATAAAACTCcaaaattgatttattgttggTTTTAGATATTAGATATTGTTTGACCTGTTGTCCTTTATGTCAATTGTCTTGGAAATGATGGCTATTAGGAATACACAGAACTTTGTAGGCTCTGGTACCTTATGCGTGGTTAACAGAAGCTTTTGGTAGCACAGAATAAGCAAGCATGAAAATGTAAATCTTTTCCTCAAAGTGGTTGGACCATTAATCAGAGAAAAAACTAGGTCATGGTTTTTGTTGAACTTTGGATTAACTGCAAATGGTGCTGAattaaagtgataaaatatcttgGTCATAAATAATCCACCTATCCAATTGATATCTCCTGTTTTGACTGGTCTGAAATATTAAACACACTGTAGAACTTCAGACCTTctactatttatatttattaacaCTTCAAACTTAAACCATGATTTGATGTTCCTTATCACTATTGTTTATCAATTACTACTATaatatacaacaaaaacaacaacatacccagtggaATTTCACAAGTGGGGTATGGGGAGGGTAGactgtacgcagaccttaccactacctcgtggaggtagagagtctgtttccgaaagaccctctgTTCAAGTGTAGCAAGTCCAAGTACAAAGAGTAAGAAAACAGTGACGAAAAAAAACATAGCCATGAACAAGGGAAGCAGTGCAAATCCTGCAAGAAAGGAATAAGGACAACAAAATAGTGCGACACTCGAaacacaatacacaacaaactATGATAGATACAAAAGCAAGAACTACAATATTACGGCTAGTACACCGACAAACACCTACACGCCTAGACCCTCGGAAAGCAAGAGAACATTccactacctactaaccttctaccctgaTATGCGTCCTCTACAGTCTcgtatctaaggtcatgtcctcggtaaccTGAATTTGAGTCATGTCCTGTCTAATCATCTCTTCTAGTATTTCTTCGGTCTACCTCTCGTACCTACTATAATatgtttttcctaaaatataattatgttggtcaatttaatttaacaaaatttGGTATGCGTATTATAACTCAGTTATAGAGAAACCAGTTATTTAACTGAATTAGATACAGATGGACAAAGGCTCAACTTAGATTGTGATGTGTGTCCCCGGTGTCTGGCAAAGAACTTGTCTGCATGCTTTTTGTATCTTCTTGTCATGCAGTCTGTTAGTACTTGTTACCTATCAAAAATTTACAACCTTCCTGGTTGTATGACCTTGTCGCTAATTGAATATCTCCCTCCTGGCCACATTGGTGGGCTTAGGGGGGGGTGGGGGTGAGAAAAAGTATGAAATACGAGAAGATAAATAAAATCTGGCGCCTCAACTCTAGCCTTTCAGTACACTTGCTTCCCTTCATCCTTTGTGGTCAAACTACTCTTGCCAAATCATGCAGTTCTTAGTGTCTCTCATGGTCATCTGCTTCATACACGTATGTAAGAATCTTGTAGGCAACTTTCTTATGACATTTTGATTCCCCCCAGTCCACCACACCCTTTTGCAATATCGTGAGCTGTGAGCATGTACtaaatttaattgaataattgttttGTAGGGTTAAGTTGTTCCATAATAGGAGAGTGGTATGATTGTATAACCAATCCCGCGTGCTTCAtttatgatttgtaatttaaaatGATTCCCACCCTTATTTCTGACTAGAAATGCAACTGGTACATAGTTCCAAGTGATTGGTCAAGGTGGGGATGCTTGAGCTTCAGTACCGTGATATGTTCATTCAAATCAGGACGTCGTaaatagaaaatcaaaagaACTGTTTAGTGGGATTTCTGACAGATAAAACCAGTATGTTGACTTGATTGTTAATATTCTTccttgtatttatcatctttcattttctttgtacAGTACGAGCCAGAACTATTTCCTGGATTAATATATCGCATGAAACAACCAAAAATAGTGCTGCTTATTTTTGTTTCTGGGAAAATTGTCATCACAGGAGCCAAGGTAATACAATAGTATCTGCCTGTTAAAGATTCTTCACTAAATTTCTGTA belongs to Solanum stenotomum isolate F172 chromosome 1, ASM1918654v1, whole genome shotgun sequence and includes:
- the LOC125844276 gene encoding TATA-box-binding protein, giving the protein MADQGLEGSQPVDLTKHPSGIVPTLQNIVSTVNLDCKLDLKAIALQARNAEYNPKRFAAVIMRIREPKTTALIFASGKMVCTGAKSEQQSKLAARKYARIIQKLGFPAKFKDFKIQNIVGSCDVKFPIRLEGLAYAHGAFSSYEPELFPGLIYRMKQPKIVLLIFVSGKIVITGAKVRDETYTAFENIYPVLTEFRKNQQ